The following are from one region of the Carnobacterium gallinarum DSM 4847 genome:
- the truB gene encoding tRNA pseudouridine(55) synthase TruB — translation MEGILPLWKERGMTSHDCVFKLRKILQTKKIGHTGTLDPDVDGVLPICVGRATKVVEYMMETGKAYIGEITLGYSTTTEDKSGEVVATKRVLVPPTLSAIDQMMLNMEGIITQIPPMYSAVKVNGKRLYEYARNGETVERPKRQANIKKFIRTTEPVFNEIEGTVSWRFEVECGKGTYVRTLAVDLGEALGYPAHMSDLTRILSGSFKAGDCVTLAQVQEAVDQQTMDTKLFPLEYGLKELPSIEISFAVWQKVKDGAVLLKNDYAEIPSMPFVVTYEGQACSIYNEHPSKPELLKPVKVLRNEIG, via the coding sequence GTGGAAGGAATTCTCCCACTGTGGAAAGAGCGTGGCATGACAAGTCATGATTGCGTCTTTAAATTAAGAAAAATTTTGCAAACTAAAAAAATTGGACATACTGGTACCTTAGATCCAGATGTGGATGGCGTATTGCCTATTTGTGTAGGTCGAGCTACTAAAGTTGTTGAATATATGATGGAGACTGGAAAAGCGTATATTGGTGAAATTACGCTGGGCTATTCTACTACGACAGAAGACAAAAGTGGTGAAGTTGTAGCGACTAAACGTGTTTTAGTTCCGCCAACACTGTCAGCTATCGATCAAATGATGTTAAATATGGAAGGGATTATTACTCAAATTCCACCGATGTACTCAGCTGTAAAGGTAAATGGCAAACGATTGTATGAATATGCTCGGAATGGTGAGACAGTGGAACGTCCTAAACGTCAAGCTAACATAAAAAAATTCATTAGAACAACTGAACCAGTTTTTAATGAAATTGAAGGAACAGTGAGTTGGCGTTTTGAAGTAGAATGTGGCAAAGGAACTTATGTCCGGACACTTGCTGTTGATTTAGGTGAAGCGTTAGGCTATCCAGCACATATGTCAGACTTAACACGAATTTTAAGCGGTTCGTTTAAAGCGGGAGATTGTGTGACCTTAGCGCAAGTTCAGGAAGCTGTAGATCAACAAACCATGGATACAAAATTATTTCCTTTAGAATATGGTTTAAAAGAATTGCCGTCTATTGAAATTTCTTTTGCAGTCTGGCAAAAAGTGAAAGATGGAGCGGTTTTATTGAAAAATGATTACGCTGAAATTCCATCTATGCCGTTTGTTGTAACCTACGAAGGTCAAGCATGTAGTATTTATAATGAGCATCCTAGCAAACCAGAACTTTTAAAACCTGTTAAAGTTTTAAGAAATGAAATTGGATAA